The following proteins are co-located in the Dyadobacter chenwenxiniae genome:
- a CDS encoding sensor histidine kinase produces MKQLAENQLIQFVRINIYYILAAIAAVPIWLAIDSFANAVGTNNDEAVAAAATGCLIICIFLGRHFGELWALKYKTISNEVLITLSVITFGSIVFVFVHAEYLNEDYGPLNLLLYWVPFLLSGLALGMLIKLGRSVTQNQLKEARAAAEHSKSELHLLQSQLSPHFLFNTLNNLYGLSLTQHERIPPLLLKLSDLLRYSVYEANEVFVPLKDELVYIHNYIEFEKIRIGDRLVLTTSFEEITSSEIKIAPMLLIVFIENAFKHSKNTADEKIFISIELKTWEDLILFSIRNSHDKREKEISAVEKHSGFGLGSVNKRLELLYPDEHELVIKNNPNVYQVVLRLKVK; encoded by the coding sequence ATGAAGCAGTTAGCGGAGAATCAACTCATACAATTCGTACGCATCAACATTTACTATATACTGGCGGCCATTGCAGCCGTGCCCATCTGGCTGGCCATTGATTCTTTTGCCAATGCTGTTGGCACCAATAACGACGAAGCTGTGGCTGCCGCGGCGACTGGATGCCTGATTATTTGCATTTTCCTGGGCAGGCATTTTGGGGAATTGTGGGCTTTGAAATATAAAACAATCTCTAATGAAGTGCTTATCACGCTGTCTGTCATCACATTTGGCAGCATTGTATTCGTGTTTGTACACGCAGAATATCTTAATGAGGATTATGGGCCGTTGAATCTGCTTTTATATTGGGTTCCTTTTTTGCTGAGTGGTTTGGCGTTGGGAATGCTCATTAAACTAGGCCGCAGCGTTACGCAAAATCAGTTGAAAGAAGCCCGGGCCGCGGCGGAACACAGCAAAAGTGAGCTGCATTTGCTCCAATCGCAGCTCAGTCCACATTTTTTGTTTAACACCCTGAATAATTTATATGGCTTGTCGCTCACGCAGCACGAGCGCATTCCGCCTCTGCTTTTGAAGCTTTCGGACCTGCTGAGATATTCTGTTTATGAAGCCAATGAGGTTTTTGTTCCGCTCAAGGATGAGCTTGTTTACATTCATAATTACATTGAATTTGAAAAAATCCGGATTGGCGACAGGCTCGTATTAACCACCAGTTTTGAGGAGATCACAAGCTCCGAAATCAAGATCGCCCCGATGCTGCTTATCGTGTTTATTGAAAATGCATTCAAGCATTCCAAAAACACAGCCGATGAAAAGATCTTTATTTCGATTGAATTAAAAACATGGGAAGACCTGATCCTTTTTTCAATCAGAAATTCCCATGATAAGCGGGAAAAAGAAATTTCAGCGGTTGAAAAACACAGCGGATTCGGGCTTGGGAGCGTAAATAAGCGACTGGAATTGCTTTATCCTGATGAGCACGAGCTTGTTATAAAAAATAATCCGAATGTTTACCAAGTCGTTTTGAGGCTGAAAGTCAAGTAA
- a CDS encoding outer membrane beta-barrel family protein, whose protein sequence is MKKTSIILLSALLSMQTMAQTPATQNKPAEKVPEKAKDINLNEVVIQSKKPLIVQEIDKTVVNVEAMISAAASNTLEVLEKTPGVSINSNGEISLNGRSGVLVLIDGKNTYMSGQDLAAYLKSLPGGNLDKIELIDNPSAKYDASGNAIINIKLKKNRIGGFTGNISAGVSLGRYARNNDAVNLNYNYKKLNLFANLGYNYERNYRKDHFDRRFFDEGGRLISTVDLQNNLVYNDRSLNANFGMDYSATSKTVYGLIFNVNKGERNGMFDYESSDFNANHQLERTGKGDTKAKDSRTNLGFNFNLQHKFDNKGKELSADINYLNYQSKGNQALQNFTYAPEGALLGHEKFRYVIPAGIDIYTAKADYVHPLKNKARFEAGFKSSIVDNDNLNKFYNVNGAEQTIDNSKSNHFKYHENINAVYLNGQKSWKRLGVQFGLRTENTLVRGKQLGNDAVQGSAFTKNYTGLFPSAYISYKLDSLGNNTLGLMAVRRISRPNYQLLNPFLFYRDQYSYTSGNPLLNPQYQSRIELKYQHKQFLNMGLSYNKFSNLIFQTTEAVNDIFTTRPKNIAGGFMLLLNTTVSTSPAEWWYLNYTARLSKIGMNGRVYTENLHFNVNILRLEVNNYFTISPTWSAELGGYYASRDMNGQTLTKGMYRVNGGIQKKILKRKGSMRVAFDDLFHSWIYNNQSLSLKQSEYFQTSESDTQRISFAMTYRFGKDTFARKRRHNNNASDEEKGRID, encoded by the coding sequence ATGAAAAAGACCAGCATTATCCTACTCTCCGCATTGCTTTCAATGCAAACGATGGCGCAGACGCCAGCTACTCAAAATAAGCCTGCTGAAAAAGTGCCGGAAAAGGCGAAGGACATCAATTTAAACGAAGTGGTAATTCAGTCAAAAAAGCCATTGATCGTGCAGGAAATTGATAAAACTGTGGTGAATGTGGAAGCGATGATCAGTGCTGCAGCAAGCAATACGCTGGAAGTTCTGGAAAAAACGCCGGGCGTTTCGATTAACAGCAATGGCGAGATCAGCTTGAATGGTCGCAGCGGTGTGCTGGTGCTGATCGATGGAAAAAACACTTACATGTCAGGGCAGGATTTGGCGGCTTACTTAAAGTCTTTACCTGGTGGCAATCTGGATAAAATCGAGCTCATTGACAATCCGTCTGCAAAATACGACGCCTCTGGCAATGCAATCATTAATATCAAATTGAAAAAGAACAGGATAGGAGGGTTTACCGGCAACATTTCGGCTGGCGTTTCGCTGGGAAGATATGCCCGGAACAATGATGCGGTTAATTTAAATTACAATTATAAAAAGCTGAATCTGTTTGCGAACCTGGGCTATAATTATGAACGAAATTACCGCAAGGATCATTTCGACCGGCGCTTTTTCGACGAAGGCGGCAGGTTGATCTCGACGGTTGATCTGCAAAATAATTTAGTATACAATGACCGCAGTCTCAATGCCAATTTTGGAATGGACTATTCGGCGACTTCGAAAACAGTTTACGGCTTGATCTTCAATGTGAATAAAGGCGAGCGAAACGGCATGTTTGACTATGAAAGCAGCGACTTCAATGCCAATCATCAATTGGAGCGCACCGGAAAAGGCGATACGAAAGCCAAAGACAGCAGAACGAACCTTGGTTTTAACTTCAATTTACAGCACAAATTTGATAACAAAGGCAAAGAGCTTTCTGCGGACATTAATTATTTGAATTACCAATCTAAGGGAAACCAGGCTTTGCAAAACTTCACATACGCACCGGAAGGCGCATTGCTTGGACACGAGAAATTCCGTTATGTCATTCCAGCGGGCATCGACATTTACACGGCGAAAGCGGATTATGTGCATCCCTTGAAAAACAAAGCACGGTTCGAAGCGGGTTTTAAATCGAGTATTGTCGATAATGACAATTTGAATAAATTTTACAATGTAAATGGCGCTGAGCAAACGATTGATAACAGCAAGTCCAATCATTTCAAATACCATGAAAATATCAATGCAGTGTATTTAAATGGGCAAAAATCCTGGAAGAGGCTGGGCGTCCAATTTGGCTTGCGAACTGAAAATACATTGGTACGAGGCAAACAGCTGGGAAACGATGCAGTCCAGGGCAGCGCTTTTACAAAAAACTATACAGGACTTTTTCCGAGCGCATACATCAGCTACAAACTGGACTCGCTGGGCAACAACACATTGGGACTAATGGCCGTGCGACGGATTAGCCGCCCGAATTATCAGCTGCTAAATCCGTTCCTTTTTTACCGGGACCAATATTCGTACACATCAGGAAATCCACTGCTTAATCCGCAGTATCAGAGCCGGATAGAGCTGAAATATCAGCATAAGCAGTTCCTGAATATGGGTTTGAGTTACAACAAATTTTCTAATCTTATTTTTCAGACAACAGAGGCGGTTAACGACATTTTTACAACCAGACCCAAGAACATTGCGGGAGGATTTATGCTTTTGCTGAACACAACCGTGTCCACTTCTCCGGCCGAATGGTGGTATTTAAATTACACAGCGCGCCTTTCCAAAATTGGAATGAATGGCCGGGTTTATACGGAAAACCTGCATTTCAATGTAAATATCCTGCGTCTCGAAGTAAACAACTATTTCACGATCAGCCCAACTTGGAGCGCAGAACTGGGCGGTTACTATGCCAGCCGGGATATGAACGGGCAGACATTAACCAAAGGAATGTATCGCGTGAATGGCGGCATTCAAAAAAAGATCTTAAAACGAAAAGGCAGCATGCGCGTAGCTTTCGATGATTTGTTCCATTCCTGGATTTATAATAACCAATCATTAAGCCTCAAACAATCCGAATATTTCCAGACGAGTGAATCGGACACGCAGCGCATAAGTTTTGCCATGACCTATCGTTTCGGAAAAGATACTTTCGCCCGCAAGCGCCGACATAATAACAATGCTTCGGACGAGGAAAAAGGCAGGATTGACTAA
- a CDS encoding Gfo/Idh/MocA family protein, with translation MEHKSKENEKLTSSRRDFVKAAGITAASFMIVPRHVLGGKGFTAPSDKLLVAGVGAGGKGTSDLANFAKSGKADIAYLCDVDDRRAATSITNFPKAKYYKDFREMFEKESKNFDAVSVSTPDHTHAVVAMAAMQLGKHVYVQKPMTHDIYEARKLTEAAAKYKVVTQMGNQGSSGDGVRTLHEWYDAGTIGDVDTVYIWTNRPIWPQGIPWPTEKPPVPKELDWDLWLGTAPKKDYVENLIPGSWRGWWDYGTGALGDLGCHLMEAPFRVLGLKYATDMQASVGSVFTAFGKRGIFPDSCPPSSHATLTFPKTPKTKGPVTMHWMDGGIKPERPEELGPNELFGDGNSGILFVGSKGKMMASEYAANPRLLPLSKMQDVKVKQKFARVPGSADGHYAQWVEGCIAGYGKMELSSPFELAGPLTEAILGANLAIRGADMPKAREDGKGFTYPGSNMKMLWDAQNMKVTNFDEVNQFVRRQYRDGWSLGV, from the coding sequence ATGGAACACAAGAGTAAAGAAAATGAGAAGTTGACCTCTTCCAGGAGAGACTTTGTGAAAGCGGCAGGCATTACGGCAGCCAGCTTTATGATTGTCCCCAGGCATGTGCTGGGTGGAAAAGGTTTCACGGCACCAAGCGATAAGCTTCTTGTTGCTGGTGTGGGAGCCGGTGGGAAAGGCACGTCGGACCTTGCCAATTTCGCAAAAAGCGGAAAGGCGGATATAGCTTACCTGTGTGATGTGGACGATCGCCGCGCAGCGACAAGCATTACTAATTTCCCCAAAGCCAAATATTATAAGGACTTCCGGGAAATGTTTGAAAAGGAATCAAAAAACTTCGATGCCGTTTCGGTTTCCACACCCGATCACACCCACGCGGTTGTAGCAATGGCGGCCATGCAGCTGGGTAAGCACGTGTATGTGCAGAAGCCCATGACGCACGACATTTACGAAGCAAGAAAGCTGACCGAGGCAGCAGCGAAATATAAAGTGGTGACCCAAATGGGAAACCAGGGATCATCCGGCGATGGCGTAAGAACATTGCACGAATGGTACGACGCAGGCACAATCGGCGATGTGGACACCGTTTACATTTGGACCAACCGGCCGATCTGGCCGCAAGGCATTCCCTGGCCGACGGAAAAACCACCGGTCCCGAAAGAATTGGACTGGGATCTCTGGCTGGGAACTGCACCTAAAAAAGATTACGTAGAAAACCTGATCCCGGGAAGCTGGAGAGGATGGTGGGATTACGGAACAGGTGCATTGGGTGACTTGGGCTGCCACCTGATGGAGGCCCCGTTCCGTGTGCTTGGATTGAAATATGCGACGGATATGCAGGCCAGTGTGGGCAGTGTTTTCACTGCTTTTGGCAAAAGAGGCATTTTCCCGGACAGCTGCCCGCCATCAAGCCACGCAACATTAACTTTCCCAAAAACACCAAAAACCAAAGGCCCGGTAACCATGCACTGGATGGACGGCGGCATTAAGCCGGAACGTCCTGAGGAACTGGGGCCGAATGAATTGTTTGGAGATGGCAACAGCGGTATTTTGTTTGTCGGTTCAAAAGGTAAAATGATGGCCAGCGAATATGCGGCAAATCCACGTCTGCTGCCATTGAGTAAAATGCAGGACGTGAAAGTAAAACAAAAGTTTGCCCGCGTACCAGGGAGCGCCGATGGTCACTATGCGCAGTGGGTAGAAGGCTGCATCGCAGGTTACGGTAAAATGGAGTTGAGCTCGCCATTCGAACTCGCAGGTCCGTTAACCGAAGCAATTCTCGGCGCAAATCTCGCCATTCGCGGAGCCGACATGCCAAAAGCCAGGGAAGACGGAAAAGGCTTCACTTACCCTGGAAGCAATATGAAAATGCTTTGGGACGCCCAAAACATGAAAGTCACCAACTTCGATGAGGTGAACCAGTTCGTCCGCCGACAGTATCGTGACGGTTGGAGTTTGGGGGTTTAG
- a CDS encoding DUF6985 domain-containing protein, whose product MERVIKSTVIGEWKSKFYPFDCWESIPIEIPFLNNQAMRISLRASNPDEAAKLAAETDPILNAFLEKTILDRNALSALVYGHCTNIFEITGFDHECITMFKQVQNPESWILNAIALEELLDLAHINDVWKFVRANGIYISRGKEGEIYLQISFKCDWDEEHGLDLVFKDGIEFVGMDSLI is encoded by the coding sequence ATGGAAAGAGTCATTAAATCAACTGTTATCGGAGAATGGAAGTCAAAATTTTATCCTTTTGATTGCTGGGAAAGCATACCTATTGAGATTCCTTTTCTGAATAATCAGGCAATGCGAATATCCCTAAGAGCATCTAACCCAGACGAAGCCGCTAAGCTTGCGGCTGAAACAGATCCGATATTAAACGCATTTCTAGAAAAGACAATTTTAGATCGAAATGCACTGTCGGCGCTTGTTTATGGCCACTGCACTAACATTTTTGAAATAACAGGCTTCGATCATGAATGTATAACAATGTTCAAACAAGTACAGAATCCAGAATCCTGGATTCTAAATGCGATTGCATTAGAGGAATTACTTGATCTAGCCCACATCAATGATGTTTGGAAATTTGTGAGAGCCAATGGCATCTACATTTCCAGAGGTAAAGAAGGCGAAATCTATTTACAGATCAGCTTCAAATGCGATTGGGACGAAGAACACGGGCTAGATTTAGTATTTAAAGATGGAATTGAATTTGTTGGGATGGACAGCTTGATATAA
- a CDS encoding NUDIX hydrolase produces MRNPSEQNYIQQLSIDCVIFGYHDKQLKVLVPKLNFNGDFWALPGGFVSQDEDIDTAANRILQQRTGISEIYLDQFYIFGKAARNSLIFMNKLIALNPQLLSENGQHGKEFDWFTRRFVSIGYYALVDLNQVVPEKTDLDSSINWYNIKELPEMIIDHNEIVERALNALRFNLDEKLIAFNLLPETFTMKDVQELYETIYDKPFARNNFQKKILDLNVLERLEKKFTGAANKAPYLYRRKG; encoded by the coding sequence ATGCGTAATCCAAGTGAACAAAACTATATCCAGCAGCTGTCCATCGACTGCGTGATATTCGGTTATCACGATAAACAGTTGAAAGTTTTAGTGCCGAAACTAAATTTCAACGGCGATTTCTGGGCATTACCCGGCGGGTTTGTTTCGCAAGATGAGGATATCGATACGGCGGCAAACCGTATTCTTCAGCAACGAACGGGAATCAGCGAAATTTATCTTGATCAGTTTTACATTTTCGGAAAAGCTGCCAGGAACAGCCTGATCTTCATGAATAAGCTGATTGCGTTAAATCCTCAACTCCTTAGTGAAAATGGGCAGCACGGGAAAGAATTCGATTGGTTTACCAGGAGATTCGTTTCAATTGGCTATTACGCGCTCGTGGATCTGAATCAGGTCGTTCCCGAGAAAACGGATCTCGACTCGTCCATTAATTGGTATAACATCAAAGAGCTGCCCGAAATGATCATTGACCACAACGAGATCGTGGAAAGGGCGCTGAACGCACTCCGGTTTAATCTGGATGAAAAGCTGATCGCATTCAACCTTCTGCCTGAAACATTTACAATGAAGGACGTTCAGGAACTTTACGAAACCATTTACGATAAGCCTTTCGCCCGCAACAATTTCCAAAAAAAGATCCTGGATTTAAATGTGCTGGAACGTCTGGAAAAGAAATTCACCGGAGCAGCCAACAAGGCTCCGTATCTGTATCGACGTAAAGGTTAG
- a CDS encoding ThuA domain-containing protein — protein MKVKFLLLQMLALGFCMVFKTADAQTAKVNVLVFSKTASFRHESIAAGKTALAKMAKEKGFGVSFTEDASQFNEPNLKKYNTVVFLNTTGDVLTNEQQVAFERYIQAGGGYTGIHAATDTEYEWPWYGQLAGAYFLDHPMTPSNVQKGKFIVTEKNHWATQGMPDEFERTDEFYSFKDISPKINVVLKIDEKSYIGGKNPDFHPISWYHEFDGGRSFYTAMGHTDETFSEPLFLNHLYAGIKYAAGGDAPKTVDFSKSRPEENRFTKVILEEKLDEPMELSVLDKDRILFIQRKGEVRLYNVKTKELKNIATIPVSTKYKNKEGKESTGEDGLLGLNKDPNFAQNHWIYLYYSIPEAPKNVLARFEMKGDQLDIESKKVLLEVETQREECCHTGGSIAWDKAGNLYLSTGDNTNPHGSNGYSPSDEREGRSAWDAQKSSANTNDLRGKIIRIKPQPDGSYTIPDGNLFAKGTPQTRPEIFTMGHRNPFRISVDQKTNYVYWGEVGPDAAKPDSGRGPAGHDEVGQARKAGNFGWPHFVGDNKAYNKFDFTANKSSELWDVAAPTNNSPNNTGLKVLPPAQKAFIWYPYGASKEFPLTGSGGRNAMAGPVFYSDAFQGAPNAFPAYYNSKLLTYDWMRGWIMSVTMDKEGNFAAMERFMPSYKFSNPMDMEFAENGDLYMLEYGTGWFSANDDARLIRIEYNGGNRKPQIQMASNKMGGAAPLALKLDAKGTVDADNDMLNYSWKITSKNGFTKQINAPEANLTLTKLGVYKATLTVNDGKGGVSSQSMDITVGNEPPVLSLDMPMGNKSFYSANKPFNYDVKVSDKEDGTLEKGIDKERVAVNIDYLAEGFDKVAIAQGHRSADASAAFAPGKKLIEASDCKACHSVDKKSIGPAYREVAAKYKGDNSAVEKLTKKVIAGGGGVWGETAMAAHPQLSAADASEMVKYILNVANEKSAEKSMPVKGTYVAKVPAGDKGKGVYIVRAAYEDSGASGLPALKSEKTLVLKNAKVDMHSFDVYEDMMKISNGGMNLAIASKTGAYIVLKQADLNGISELQLQALAPKPQVNAVGGKVELRLDSPTGPLVGVSEFLEPSEKLDFKPNMLSIPIKIADKADGKLHDVYLVFTNPKADGHTLMVLLGAEFKLAENQ, from the coding sequence ATGAAAGTTAAATTTCTACTATTGCAGATGCTCGCTTTGGGTTTTTGCATGGTTTTTAAAACCGCTGATGCGCAAACTGCAAAGGTTAATGTTCTGGTTTTCAGCAAAACGGCTTCTTTCAGGCACGAATCCATTGCTGCTGGTAAAACGGCGTTGGCGAAGATGGCGAAGGAAAAAGGTTTTGGCGTGAGCTTTACAGAAGATGCCTCCCAATTCAACGAGCCCAACCTGAAAAAATACAACACGGTTGTATTTCTCAACACCACCGGAGATGTGTTGACCAACGAGCAGCAAGTTGCATTTGAACGATACATTCAGGCAGGAGGCGGTTACACGGGTATACATGCAGCCACGGATACGGAATATGAATGGCCCTGGTACGGGCAACTGGCGGGCGCTTATTTCCTGGATCATCCCATGACACCCAGTAATGTGCAGAAAGGGAAATTTATTGTGACCGAAAAAAATCATTGGGCTACACAAGGCATGCCGGATGAGTTTGAAAGAACCGATGAGTTTTACAGCTTCAAAGACATTTCACCCAAGATCAATGTTGTTCTGAAAATTGATGAAAAAAGCTATATAGGCGGTAAGAACCCCGATTTTCACCCAATCAGCTGGTATCACGAGTTTGATGGAGGCCGGTCTTTTTACACCGCTATGGGACATACCGACGAGACATTCTCGGAACCTCTCTTTTTGAACCATCTTTATGCCGGCATTAAATACGCTGCTGGCGGCGACGCGCCGAAGACAGTTGATTTCTCGAAATCCAGACCGGAAGAAAACCGTTTTACCAAAGTTATTTTGGAAGAAAAGCTGGATGAACCAATGGAGCTGAGCGTGCTGGATAAGGATCGTATCCTTTTCATTCAGCGTAAAGGCGAAGTGCGGCTCTATAATGTTAAAACCAAAGAACTGAAAAACATTGCCACTATTCCTGTCAGTACAAAGTATAAAAACAAGGAAGGCAAAGAGTCCACAGGGGAGGATGGGCTATTAGGCTTAAACAAAGACCCGAATTTTGCTCAAAACCACTGGATCTATTTATACTATTCCATTCCCGAAGCGCCTAAAAATGTGCTTGCAAGGTTTGAAATGAAGGGTGATCAGTTGGATATTGAATCAAAAAAGGTGTTGTTGGAAGTAGAGACGCAGCGTGAGGAATGCTGTCATACTGGCGGCTCAATTGCCTGGGACAAAGCGGGTAACCTGTATTTGTCAACAGGCGATAACACCAATCCGCACGGCTCAAACGGTTACAGCCCTAGCGACGAGCGGGAGGGGAGATCGGCATGGGATGCACAAAAATCCTCTGCGAACACCAATGACCTCCGTGGCAAAATCATTCGAATTAAACCACAGCCGGACGGGTCCTATACGATTCCGGATGGCAACCTTTTCGCCAAAGGCACGCCACAAACGCGCCCGGAAATTTTTACAATGGGCCACAGAAACCCATTCAGGATTTCAGTAGATCAGAAAACGAATTACGTATATTGGGGAGAGGTTGGCCCTGATGCGGCAAAGCCCGACTCGGGCAGAGGGCCGGCCGGTCATGATGAGGTGGGACAGGCGCGTAAAGCGGGTAATTTCGGCTGGCCGCATTTTGTAGGGGACAATAAGGCATATAACAAATTTGATTTTACCGCAAACAAGTCCTCGGAACTATGGGACGTTGCCGCGCCAACAAATAATTCTCCTAATAACACAGGCCTAAAAGTGCTTCCACCTGCTCAGAAAGCATTTATCTGGTATCCTTACGGTGCATCCAAAGAATTTCCTTTAACAGGAAGCGGCGGTCGAAATGCAATGGCTGGTCCCGTTTTTTATTCGGATGCATTTCAGGGTGCGCCCAATGCTTTTCCGGCTTATTACAACAGCAAGTTGCTCACTTACGACTGGATGCGCGGCTGGATTATGTCTGTTACCATGGATAAGGAAGGCAATTTTGCGGCGATGGAGCGGTTTATGCCCAGCTATAAATTCTCAAATCCGATGGACATGGAATTTGCAGAAAACGGAGATTTATATATGCTTGAGTATGGGACTGGCTGGTTTTCTGCCAATGACGATGCCCGTTTGATTCGCATTGAATACAATGGCGGCAACCGCAAACCGCAGATCCAGATGGCTTCAAATAAAATGGGAGGCGCTGCACCGCTTGCATTGAAACTAGACGCGAAAGGGACTGTCGATGCAGATAATGACATGCTGAATTATTCATGGAAAATCACCTCCAAAAATGGTTTTACCAAACAAATCAATGCTCCGGAAGCAAATCTGACACTTACAAAGCTAGGGGTTTATAAAGCGACGCTGACGGTGAATGATGGTAAAGGCGGTGTGAGCTCACAATCCATGGACATTACAGTAGGCAATGAACCACCTGTTTTGAGCCTCGATATGCCGATGGGCAATAAATCCTTCTATTCGGCAAATAAACCGTTCAACTATGATGTCAAAGTTTCTGATAAAGAGGATGGGACGTTGGAAAAAGGCATTGACAAAGAGCGTGTCGCGGTAAATATTGATTATCTGGCCGAAGGTTTTGATAAAGTCGCTATTGCACAAGGGCACCGTTCGGCGGACGCCAGCGCTGCGTTTGCCCCTGGCAAAAAACTGATTGAGGCCAGCGATTGCAAGGCCTGCCACAGCGTGGATAAAAAATCAATCGGGCCTGCTTACCGCGAAGTTGCAGCGAAATACAAAGGCGATAATTCTGCTGTCGAAAAGCTCACAAAGAAAGTAATCGCTGGTGGAGGAGGCGTTTGGGGGGAAACGGCCATGGCGGCACACCCACAATTGTCGGCGGCTGACGCATCGGAAATGGTCAAATACATATTGAATGTTGCCAATGAAAAGTCTGCGGAAAAATCGATGCCGGTAAAAGGCACTTATGTGGCCAAAGTTCCTGCTGGCGATAAAGGTAAGGGCGTTTACATTGTACGGGCAGCCTATGAGGATAGCGGTGCCAGCGGCCTGCCAGCATTAAAATCGGAAAAAACGCTTGTCTTGAAGAATGCAAAGGTGGATATGCACAGCTTTGACGTGTACGAAGACATGATGAAGATTTCCAATGGTGGAATGAACCTGGCCATCGCTTCGAAGACCGGCGCATACATTGTGTTGAAACAGGCGGATTTGAATGGAATTTCGGAGTTGCAGTTACAGGCTCTTGCACCCAAACCGCAGGTAAATGCAGTGGGCGGAAAAGTGGAACTGCGCCTTGACAGCCCGACAGGCCCGTTAGTCGGCGTATCCGAATTCCTGGAACCATCCGAAAAACTGGACTTTAAGCCTAATATGCTCAGTATCCCGATCAAAATTGCTGACAAGGCAGATGGCAAGTTGCATGACGTTTATCTGGTCTTTACTAATCCAAAAGCAGACGGTCACACACTGATGGTGCTGTTAGGTGCGGAATTCAAACTTGCTGAAAATCAATAA